The DNA window ATCCAATCCGCCTCCGGCACAAAATCACCACCCCAATCACGATAAATAAAATCCCACCCAAAATTACTCATAAACCAGCAGGGAACACCCGCCGCATGGGCAATAGGAGCCGCGAGGGGCGGAATATCAGCCAGCACCAAACCCACTTTATTAAGCCGCAAAAAATCCACTTCATCCGCAATAATCCGGTCAGCACGGTGACGAATATCCTGCAATTTAGCAAGGGTTGTCGGCTGATCCATCGTAAAACTGTCGGCCTGAACCACCCCCACATCCAGCTTTTTTGCCCGTTGAATATAGTCACCCTTGATGTAGCCCGCCAATAACCAATTGGGCACAGTCGTGACAAACACAAGTAACGTCTCAGGTAAAAACTCCTGCACCTTAGCCGCCACCGCCGCCGTACGCACAGCATGACCAAATCCGTGGCTTGTGATCGCAAGATATAAAACGGGACGCATAGGCAGGAAATCTCGGTAATTCTTCCGCTACCTAGGTTAGAGCAAAACTAGACAGGGTGCGCAAAACCTTTTGGCACAGATTTTAATTGTTGTGCAGTAAGATTTTTGCCTTGCAATAGAACATAAAATTTACCTAATCCCATAGGATCAATCAGTTGGTGGAGGGCATCACGGCGATGTAATACAGTCATGACATCTTGGGGATTTGTTGCTAGTTCATTCAGGCGATCGCCCAACCCTAAGGCCATCAAAAATAACCCTTGTTGCGTCAAGCCAAAAGTATATAAATCAAAACTTTCACCAAAATTTTGTAAGCTCGTAAAATCCACATGGGCTGTTAAATCTTGTCGCCCTAAATTGACATAAAAATCGCTATGGTGGCGATGTTTGAAATAGGCTTGTAATGTCCCTTGGGAACGTTGGGGATGGTAATATTTTGCCGCAGGATAACCATAATCAATGGACAAAATATAGCCTTTATTTAGCTTTGATTCGACCAATTTTAACCAATCAAACATTTGCAAATTAATTTCTGTCTGAAAATTTTCCGGGTAATCGGCGATCGCCAAATTTAGATTTTTAAAATAATCAGCTAAAGCAGAATTAGACAATTCACCATAGATTTCTTTTAATCCCGTTGAAGAATCAGCATCTAGCGTGACATAGATCTCCTGTAGTTCCCCTTGTTTGATCGCCACACGATGGACAGGGAAAGCATCTAAAAGCTCATTACTAAAAATACAGCCAGTGATACTATCCGGGGCGATCGCCGACCAATTAGACCAAGTAATTTTAATCCCTTTTGATAACCCTTGTAACCGAGCCTGTTGTTGTTGAATTAAAGCCGGCGATTTTTCAATAATAATGTACTCTAGCTTTGCCATAATTTGCGGATACTGGCGTTGAATATAGGTCAAAATATCCCAAGCTAACTGACCTTTCCCAGCTCCAATTTCCACAATTTGGAATGTATCACACTGTAATTTTTTCTGTAAATCAATAAACTGCTCAGCTAAAAGTTCACCAAAATCAGATCCTAAAGAAGAAGCCGTAAAAAAGTCTCCTTCTTTACCGATCTCGACATGCCCACTACTGTAATAACCCTGATCAGGATCGTAGAGAACAAGCTCCATATATTCAGCAAAGGAAATTGCCTTTTTGTTAGAGGCTTTAATGCGGTCTTGTAGGGTGAGAAAAAGCGGAGAAGTCATAGTTTATTCACTAAAGTCCTAGATTGTGAGGGAA is part of the [Limnothrix rosea] IAM M-220 genome and encodes:
- a CDS encoding class I SAM-dependent methyltransferase; protein product: MTSPLFLTLQDRIKASNKKAISFAEYMELVLYDPDQGYYSSGHVEIGKEGDFFTASSLGSDFGELLAEQFIDLQKKLQCDTFQIVEIGAGKGQLAWDILTYIQRQYPQIMAKLEYIIIEKSPALIQQQQARLQGLSKGIKITWSNWSAIAPDSITGCIFSNELLDAFPVHRVAIKQGELQEIYVTLDADSSTGLKEIYGELSNSALADYFKNLNLAIADYPENFQTEINLQMFDWLKLVESKLNKGYILSIDYGYPAAKYYHPQRSQGTLQAYFKHRHHSDFYVNLGRQDLTAHVDFTSLQNFGESFDLYTFGLTQQGLFLMALGLGDRLNELATNPQDVMTVLHRRDALHQLIDPMGLGKFYVLLQGKNLTAQQLKSVPKGFAHPV